A window of Benincasa hispida cultivar B227 chromosome 9, ASM972705v1, whole genome shotgun sequence genomic DNA:
AATAAGAAAGTTTGGCGTTGAATTTTTCTGTCAATAAGATGTTTGTTGTTTTCACATCCCTGTGGACTATTGGTGGCTTACAACCATGATGCAGATACTCCAGCCCTGCTTGTTTTGCGGTATTGAAGACTGTAAGTTTTTCTTTCTCTAGAATGCCAATAATGTGTTTGCCGAAAGTTAGAAGGAATTATAAACTTATCCCACACACCTTGAGCTGCATCTATTGCAATCCGAAGTCTGTCTTCCCAGCTTAAGATACTTGTGCTTTTCTCTGTGGTAGACAAGCAAAGTGTGGTTAAGCTTCACATTTTGGTTTCTAAAGTTGAatctaatattatattttcaattcGTAAATTGGGTTGTGAAGCATGTGTTGTAACATGTAAGTTGTAGTTAGAGCTAGAAGATTACCAGAAAGATGCTCAGCCAGGTTTCCATTGGCCATGTACTCATAAATGAGGCCAAGGTGACCTTCATCATTCATATACCCTACAAGGCTTGTTAAGTTTCTGTGGTGAACTCTCATAAGAATTGTAACCTGAAAGAAATTGGAATTTTTTACAGTTTGGGAAAGAAGTATGAgctattttttttctgaaaattaGATATTATATCTTAGGCACATGCCTCTGCTTGAAACTGACTGTAGCCTTGTACTGCTGATGGAGAAATCATCTTCACAGCCACTTGAGTGTCATCTTGCACTCCATAGTAAACCATTCCAAAACCTCCCTTACCAAGAACCCTCTCAAAATTGTTGGTCATCCTCACAACTTCTGTATAAGTAAACTGCTGTCTCCTTGTCTCCAAGGAAGTGCCTAATTGGGTGTAGGTCTTTGTAGGACCCACTATCAAAGCTTGTTGTTTCTTATTTGATTTAACAATCCAATAGATAATCACTGCAATTATGAGGAATGCAAGCAATCCACCCACTGATGCTACTGCTGGAATGATTATGTTGTTGCTTTTCTTCCTCTCAGGTGTCATATTTGTGCATGGCTCTGAGGTACATAAATTTGGATTGCCTTGTATACTGTCATGAAATACACTTTGTTAATGCAAAACTAAATTTTTATCATGGACATAGATGTTATATGTATGAAGCAGAATGAAAGTTCATCTTTTCCCTCCCTATAATGGACCTTAATGTAAGTGAACGGCTCTTCTGTTTTTTGATGAGCTCAGGTGGAAGAGAGCCTGTGAGATTGTTATTCTCTAAGTTTctggaaagagaaaaaaaatggtttaatttctattttaaggTTAATTTGTGCTCCACTTCTTTCTTCTAGATTTACTTGCAGGATTTTGAGGTGTTCCAACTTGGACAGAAATTCAGGTACTTCTCCTGTCAAGTAATTGCTTGACAAATCCCTGTAACATAATTTCGTTATTTTTAGCAttggtttaattatatcgaTCTAAATTTTAATGAAGAGACTCTTACAATGTTTGTAACATAGGTAGACTGATTATGTACGGAGATATCTCACCCTTCAATTCGCTTGAAGACAAGTTCCTGGTATGACAGAGTTCTATTATCTCTCACAAAAGATATTAGCTAGTAGTATAGTTCAATTCTCTCATATACAGTAACTTTGGCTAGAAGTTGATAGAATTGAACTTTATTTGTCACCTTGCAACTGAAGATGTAAACTTACAGTGATGTGATTCTAGGAATTGGATCAGAGCTGCAACTCAAACCTCTCCATGGATATCCACTTGGCAGACATGGGTCTCCTTCCCAATTTTTTATTACTCCATAAGTTGACTGAACATTACTGATTGCATCCACTGATTTTTCAATATATCGTCCATAAGTTTAAAgttagtaaaaaataaaataaaacaaaacccTTAAAATGGTATACCATCTCCATTGTATGATTCTTGTTCTGAGATCAGCATCTCAGTATAAATTTCTAAAGCATTGATGATGGGAGGAAGAGttgaattttgtattgggaAGAGTGATAATTCATGTCTTGATTCTGATAGAGATGATAGGATTAGAAAAGATGTTGTTGTGCTTAAATATCTAGGAATAATAGGTCCACCCCTATTATATCCATTATAAGTGATATTAAATCCTCTGAATTTGTTTCCTTGAAGCTTCTCAAGTTCAGCAAAGTGCAAATATGCATAAAATCTATCACTTGCATTTCTCGAGTCCCATGAGAAATTAAGGTCCTTGGTCCCATTCTTTGAAGTTGCAGCAGTTTTCATGACGATCTCTGGTGTATACTCATAGTTAGCAGTAGCTACAGAATCCATGGTACTTAGTTGTGCATAATTATCATCTTCATACGTTTCCCACACTCGATCATATACATCATCTGGAAACCTAAAGGAAAACATAATATTTGCACACATGAGCACTTTTCACTAACAAGCATGTTCGAGAATGTTTTTGAAACTTATAAGATCACATTTTTTATATTCTAAATTACCACGAAACATATCTTtgatcattcaaaatcaatttaacaGCAATTTTTCtatcatcaaaattgattttaaatgaacAAAGACACATTCCAGagtgattttaactattaaaaatcATATTGTTCAGGAAAATCAACTCTTCATATAGCATGCATGAGCCAACCTGTAATTTGTGATTGACCCCATATCGTACCGATGATGAAGGCGCAAGGAATTTG
This region includes:
- the LOC120085521 gene encoding LOW QUALITY PROTEIN: LRR receptor-like serine/threonine-protein kinase IOS1 (The sequence of the model RefSeq protein was modified relative to this genomic sequence to represent the inferred CDS: inserted 2 bases in 1 codon); this encodes MCKNRENQQTIQSSRAKVERFQMEIAISMWLLLSSFALLVQAQDQPGFVSLDCGLPANSSGYINPKTNIKYISDASYIKTGETRSVAPEFKNYEQPFWTVRSFPQDNRNCYNKSAIKGTTYLIRAIFLYGNYDGLNKTPQFDLYLGNTRWTTVDDSYYYTEMVHTPTKDKFPICLINIGLGIPFISILEFRELPDLTYYSLSNSLRLHHRYDMGSITNYRFPDDVYDRVWETYEDDNYAQLSTMDSVATANYEYTPEIVMKTAATSKNGTKDLNFSWDSRNASDRFYAYLHFAELEKLQGNKFRGFNITYNGYNRGGPIIPRYLSTTTSFLILSSLSESRHELSLFPIQNSTLPPIINALEIYTEMLISEQESYNGDVDAISNVQSTYGVIKNWEGDPCLPSGYPWRGLSCSSDPIPRITSLNLSSSELKGEISPYIISLPMLQTLDLSSNYLTGEVPEFLSKLEHLKILNLENNNLTGSLPPELIKKQKSRSLTLSIQGNPNLCTSEPCTNMTPERKKSNNIIIPAVASVGGLLAFLIIAVIIYWIVKSNKKQQALIVGPTKTYTQLGTSLETRRQQFTYTEVVRMTNNFERVLGKGGFGMVYYGVQDDTQVAVKMISPSAVQGYSQFQAEVTILMRVHHRNLTSLVGYMNDEGHLGLIYEYMANGNLAEHLSEKSTSILSWEDRLRIAIDAAQGLEYLHHGCKPPIVHRDVKTTNILLTEKFNAKLSYFGLSKTYPTDDKSYMSTIIVGTPGYLDPEYYTSNRLTEKSDVYGFGVSLMEVISCRPVISNIQDPETNYIAKWLRTMVAQGDIKNIVDPRLKGAYKSNSVWKAVRVALSCVSVDSSERPTMNQVVIELKDCLAMELNQRSERRPLELRHXTEMTSITIIVNATHASPMPR